In one Planifilum fulgidum genomic region, the following are encoded:
- a CDS encoding YggS family pyridoxal phosphate-dependent enzyme, translating to MDELQRRWSRVKEEIEAACRRSGRDPRDVRVVAVTKYVDSDTIRQVLDIGLKDIGESRVQEAVPKWEALDGRGTWHFIGHLQRNKVKDVVTRFTYIHSLDRFSLAEEINRRASRVDRKMRCFIQVNVSGEKSKFGLPPNEVAEFAREVAEFPYIQLEGLMTMAPRSDNSEEVRPIFRRLREIRDEIRLSGDPRLRLPHLSMGMSQDYAVAVEEGATWLRLGSVLVGESR from the coding sequence ATGGACGAACTTCAGCGTCGCTGGAGCCGGGTCAAGGAAGAGATCGAAGCAGCCTGCCGACGATCGGGCCGCGATCCCCGGGATGTCCGGGTTGTGGCGGTGACAAAATATGTGGATTCGGACACGATCCGACAAGTATTGGATATCGGGCTGAAGGACATCGGCGAAAGCCGCGTGCAGGAAGCCGTTCCGAAGTGGGAAGCCCTTGACGGCCGCGGCACATGGCATTTCATCGGCCATCTGCAGCGGAACAAGGTGAAGGACGTGGTCACTCGATTTACATATATTCACTCCCTTGACCGCTTTTCCCTGGCTGAGGAAATCAACCGGCGGGCCAGCCGGGTCGACCGGAAAATGCGTTGTTTCATTCAGGTCAACGTATCCGGAGAGAAGTCCAAGTTTGGCCTGCCTCCGAATGAAGTGGCCGAATTTGCGCGGGAGGTGGCGGAGTTTCCTTATATCCAGCTCGAGGGATTGATGACGATGGCTCCCCGTTCGGACAATTCTGAAGAAGTTCGCCCCATCTTCCGGCGTTTGCGGGAAATCCGGGACGAGATTCGCCTTTCCGGGGATCCGCGGCTCCGTCTTCCTCACCTGTCGATGGGGATGTCGCAGGATTACGCGGTGGCTGTGGAAGAAGGGGCCACGTGGCTTCGCCTGGGATCGGTTCTGGTTGGCGAATCGCGGTGA
- a CDS encoding cell division protein SepF, which produces MDRIMGFFGIPEEEDLEEVEETESGQPRGRGRNKVVSLHTQKQIRVVLSEPRSYEEAQEIADNLKSHRPVVINLQRVRREQAIRIIDFLSGTVYALGGSIHKLGSHIFMCTPANVDIQGTISDMLSEDTKDLLR; this is translated from the coding sequence ATGGATCGAATCATGGGCTTTTTCGGGATTCCCGAGGAGGAAGACCTGGAGGAGGTAGAAGAAACAGAATCCGGACAGCCCCGGGGGCGGGGGAGAAACAAAGTGGTTTCCCTCCACACCCAGAAACAGATCCGCGTCGTTTTGTCCGAGCCGCGTTCCTACGAGGAGGCTCAGGAAATCGCCGACAATCTGAAGAGCCACCGTCCGGTGGTCATCAACCTGCAGCGGGTTCGCAGGGAACAGGCGATTCGAATCATCGATTTTCTCAGCGGCACGGTTTACGCGCTCGGAGGAAGCATCCACAAACTGGGGAGCCACATCTTCATGTGCACTCCGGCCAATGTGGACATACAGGGAACCATCTCCGACATGCTGTCTGAAGACACGAAAGATCTGTTGAGGTGA
- a CDS encoding YggT family protein, which translates to MDIVFELVSWGFYAYYLLIFIYIIMSWIPQARESAVAYAIARLVEPYLSVFRSIIPPIGMIDISPIVAIIALRFVEQGVYAILRWVLSPFLL; encoded by the coding sequence ATGGATATCGTTTTCGAGCTAGTCTCATGGGGTTTCTACGCCTATTATCTTCTGATCTTCATTTACATCATCATGTCCTGGATTCCGCAGGCACGGGAATCGGCGGTGGCCTACGCGATTGCCCGGTTGGTGGAACCGTATCTGTCGGTGTTCAGGAGCATCATTCCACCCATCGGCATGATCGACATCTCCCCGATTGTGGCCATCATCGCCCTTCGTTTTGTCGAACAAGGCGTCTACGCGATTCTCAGGTGGGTGTTGAGTCCCTTTCTGTTATGA